One window of Streptomyces sp. NBC_00273 genomic DNA carries:
- a CDS encoding phosphopantetheine-binding protein: protein MSASPPFTLDRLVRDVADVLYTEPADVSLEEDLLDQGLDSIRLMSLVEKWRAEGARISFVDLAERPTLRQWAELLTAAP, encoded by the coding sequence ATGTCCGCTTCCCCGCCCTTCACGCTCGACCGGCTGGTCCGCGACGTCGCCGACGTGCTCTACACGGAGCCCGCCGACGTCTCCCTGGAAGAGGACCTGCTGGACCAGGGCCTCGACTCCATCCGGCTGATGTCGCTCGTCGAGAAATGGCGGGCCGAAGGCGCCCGCATCAGCTTCGTGGACCTCGCCGAACGGCCGACCCTGCGCCAGTGGGCCGAGCTGCTCACCGCAGCCCCCTGA
- a CDS encoding GNAT family N-acetyltransferase: protein MITAATPRPPLYGTDGLPPLVRRARLHDAPALHALSLAFIRSGALRPRSIDHYLAHAGEFLLVTGRGRTSVLGCLALSDEGEGAAVLYNFCVARGNQGQGLGAALLRAALADARSRLVREVFTATTSGAAFFRRHGFVQAGPGRAPGAWAGALDPARGSEVLSRRL, encoded by the coding sequence GTGATTACTGCCGCCACCCCCCGTCCCCCGCTGTACGGCACGGACGGTCTCCCGCCGTTGGTCCGGCGGGCGCGTCTGCACGACGCCCCCGCCCTGCACGCCCTCTCGCTGGCCTTCATCCGCTCCGGTGCCCTGCGGCCCCGCAGCATCGACCACTACCTGGCGCACGCCGGGGAGTTCCTCCTCGTGACCGGTCGCGGCCGCACGTCGGTCCTGGGCTGCCTCGCCCTGAGCGACGAGGGGGAGGGGGCCGCCGTGCTCTACAACTTCTGCGTCGCCCGGGGGAACCAGGGCCAAGGGCTGGGCGCCGCGCTGCTGCGCGCCGCGCTCGCCGACGCCCGGAGCCGCCTCGTGCGGGAGGTCTTCACGGCGACCACGAGCGGCGCGGCCTTCTTCCGGCGGCACGGCTTCGTGCAGGCCGGCCCGGGGCGGGCGCCCGGGGCCTGGGCCGGGGCGCTGGACCCCGCACGCGGCTCGGAGGTGCTCTCCAGGAGGCTGTGA
- a CDS encoding MbtH family protein, with protein sequence MATNPFEDDDARYFVLVNAENQHSLWPAFAEVPAGWTVVHGEDSREGCAAYTETHWTDMRPASLVAKS encoded by the coding sequence ATGGCCACCAACCCCTTCGAGGACGACGACGCCCGCTACTTCGTGCTCGTGAACGCCGAGAACCAGCACTCGCTCTGGCCCGCCTTCGCGGAGGTTCCCGCGGGCTGGACCGTCGTGCACGGTGAGGACAGCCGGGAGGGCTGCGCCGCGTACACGGAGACGCACTGGACCGACATGCGGCCCGCCAGCCTGGTCGCGAAGAGCTGA